Sequence from the Zeugodacus cucurbitae isolate PBARC_wt_2022May chromosome 5, idZeuCucr1.2, whole genome shotgun sequence genome:
cctatgtttacatttttggaaaaaaaagggtttttttaattaattaagcaaTACAAAAGTGAAACtcctctaactcgaatcaccataatccacaaaaaaaaaaaacttcgagttagagagacttctaattattgaattttcattaaaagataaaatttttcaaaaagctttgaAGTATAGATTAATAGATGAATACCCGATTTTTatatgttaaaacatgtattctgtaagtttgtttgttgcagtttggttCGGTTTGGTTTGGTTCTTGCCATGCCTTTATTACaggatttatgcaatccataagtgtaatatcatatttttgttcacctccataccatatagggactcttttaaaactcTACCTtgatagtaaattttaaattttgaattatgccctggtcgaaaagttcgatttatggaagacaatttttttaaaattttctattgccaatttaagagttcgaatAATGGAGAACTCCGAGTcatgaaaggaaatttgtatgaaatttgatttctaaacgctattaccaattcaaaagttcgagttatggaagttccactctGTATATGACACATAGATATCATTCATTACTAAAAAAGCAAAGGTCGAGATCATAATAAAAGTGATCAAAAGTGTTTTAAGATTTGAAAAAATCTATCTCAAAGTTTACtcacaaaatatcaaaatataaatatgaaagacGAGTTAATCTATTTGTAGGACTATAGGGCGTCCGGTACAACAATTGCAGCGGAATGTCGATAACaaagataaatatatgtatgtatataagttacACGAGCAGAAATTGTCATAAGAAATGAACAGTTGACATTTTTGAGCATTGTATTTCCTCTTATAAATTACCAATTTTTTCTTGTCAAAACTTAAAAGAGCTGTCATCGAACATCTGTCAATTCAGATTTAAACTTTAATACTCGAGTAATTTAATTTTCGGAGAGTTTAGTGTAATTGGGTTattataaacatattaaaaCCATATTAAGTTCATTTATGGATCAAGAAATTATGTTATTCAAAATCTCCAAATCTCTTATCGATAAAACCATAAGATTGATTTTCAAGATATCAGCCTTGTACAAATCTATTATGAGAGCCAAGTCTGGAGTCAAGTCTTCTGAAAAAGCTCTTTCAgtagaaatagaataataattcaaaatttcaatttaattcacaTACTTTTCTGTTATTCCGTCCCTTGACACacttaaatttgtgaaaatgattttatttattgaagaatAATTTACGTATAAGTCAACACTACAGCAAAAATGCTATTATCTATCATTCCTATATCTTATCGGATTTTTTGCACGAAAATATCTCTAATCTAAAAATACGTTAAAAATGGGGAAGTCATTACAAACTATATCTTTTTAGAGATTGCTTTCAGATCAATAACCAAATTTGAATATTCACAGATTGATGAATGTCTCAACGAACATACTTCCCAGAAaactttgctttacaaaaaataatattgttgaaacaCAAAATATCTTTATGATGTTATGAATCAGATATAAATTTAGAAACCATTAAAAAACGATTCATTAAGttaagaaaaattcaaaatataccgTTTAAAGATCTATTACTCTTTATGTTCCTCCTCTTTAAAAGAAATAACATTCTCCCTTTAATACATCATAaatcattttttgtatttttcataaaaaaagaaaaaattgaggTATAATGACTTTACCCCGTAAGCTATAGAAGATTTATAATCTACTGTttggagaaatattttttgctctcagatctttaaaaaaaatttggtcgGGCTACTTCTCCCATGTGCAGTGATTAACATATTATTGTCCGACAAAAGCATCCTAGTACAAGTTCTAACCCATCTCGGAAAAATTCAGTGATTATTTAAGCTTTTCATACAAGATTTGAAAAATTGGCATTAACCGTGGATGTTATTTGGAAAAACACGTCtcctataattttataattttctgggGCCGAACTTGAAACTACAACCCCATAGGGTTATCACCCACCGATACTTATGTATTATGTGAGTATCCTGGGAAACTCTTATCATATGAGTTACACGGAAATGATTATTGAAACAATAATCTCCTCAGCTGCAGCGTGAGAGCACGGTTTATGAGAGCAATCATCTGTAGCCAGCTAACTTATTCAGATATCAAGACCGAATTGATATTATTGCGATAAACATGTCGAACGAATATCAGCAACTGAAAATCGcaacaaaaatttgaagaaagaCAAAATAGCATCGGTTGGCGCGCAATGAATTGCCGCACAAATGTCACGTAATTGAATGTGCAATGTGGCGTAATGCCATCGAAGcatatttaaacaaatcttgCCAACCAATTGACCACAGTCAGCTAACGGTGCTCTTGCCTTGAGAACACAATAACATAACACATAAAGAGACGTGAAGAAGTTCCGCAGaccaaagcagcagcagcatcccCCAGTACACGAATAGCGACACAATGAACCGCTTTCAACACCTGCTTTCTGTGTGCGCCATCGCAATGATTGTACGTAGCGTTTTTTCAACAAACTATTgccgttatttatttgttgcatttCGCTGACACTTTATCttacttatattatttaaatataggcGTGCAGCACGACAGCCTATGCTTCATATGGCTCACAAGGATCGGCTGGCGGTTATGGTAGCGGCGGCAGTGGTGGAGGTGGTGTCGGCGGTGGCGGTGCTATCGGTGGTGGTGCCGGTATTGGCGGCGCTGGTGGTATCGGTGGTGATGCGCTCAGTGGCATCATTCAGGGCATCGGCTCGGGTTCCATCCAAGGTGATGGCAACGGTGTGCCCAGTCCATGTGGTAAAATCTTACCTGCCCAAAGCATTCCCTACTCGCTGGGTCAACGCGCCAATACAGTTAGCTCTTCGATCACCTACCCACAAAACAAGGGTGAAATCCTTATCCATCGCCCAGCGGCCATCATTGTCAAGCGTCCACCCACCAAGGTGTTGGTCAATCACCCTCCACTAGTTGTAAAGCCCGCACCAGTTGTCTTGCACAAACCTCCAGCAGTTGTATTGCGCAAGGTCTACGTCAAGCATCACCCACGTCCAGTTAAGGTGGAGCCCGTCTACGTTAACGTTGTAAAACCACCAGCAGAGAAATACTTTGTTAAcgagaaacaacaaaaagcttACAGCAGCGGTTATGGCAGTGGTTAtggtgctggtgctggtggTAATGCTGGCGGTGCCGCCGGTGGCTCGAACGCTGAAGCCGCTGGTTATCAGCTTTTGCAGGGTAGCCAAGGATTAGCAGCTTTGGCCAACATCGCCA
This genomic interval carries:
- the LOC105210598 gene encoding chorion protein S38, which codes for MNRFQHLLSVCAIAMIACSTTAYASYGSQGSAGGYGSGGSGGGGVGGGGAIGGGAGIGGAGGIGGDALSGIIQGIGSGSIQGDGNGVPSPCGKILPAQSIPYSLGQRANTVSSSITYPQNKGEILIHRPAAIIVKRPPTKVLVNHPPLVVKPAPVVLHKPPAVVLRKVYVKHHPRPVKVEPVYVNVVKPPAEKYFVNEKQQKAYSSGYGSGYGAGAGGNAGGAAGGSNAEAAGYQLLQGSQGLAALANIANAGQGGYDGGYAASAAPQGGYNAGSAPQGSYGAAAPQY